A single region of the Polymorphum gilvum SL003B-26A1 genome encodes:
- the fabF gene encoding beta-ketoacyl-ACP synthase II, giving the protein MRRVVVTGLGMVSPLGCGVDVSWKKILDGKSGARRVTNFQVDDLACQIACQIPRDPSEEGAFNPDDWMDAKEQRKVDDFIIYAMAAADQALADANWKPASYEEQIRSGVLIGSGIGGLQGIEEGALILKEKGPRRVSPFFIPGRLINLAGGYVSIRHGLKGPNHAVVTACSTGAHAIGDASRLIALGDADVMVAGGTESPVCRLALAGFAACRALSTAYNDTPEKASRPYDKGRDGFVMGEGAGIVVLEEYEHAVRRGARIYAEIIGYGLSGDAYHITAPSADGDGAYRCMDAALRRAGVTASEVDYVNAHGTSTPLGDEIELGAVTRLAGNAANRLTMSSTKSSTGHLLGAAGAVEAIFSVLAIRDGVAPPTINLDDPSVETEIDLVAKAAKPMTIDIALSNSFGFGGTNASLVFRKVAA; this is encoded by the coding sequence ATGAGACGAGTCGTCGTTACCGGATTGGGCATGGTGTCTCCGCTCGGATGCGGAGTCGACGTGTCGTGGAAGAAGATTCTCGACGGAAAGAGCGGGGCCCGGCGGGTCACGAACTTCCAGGTTGACGATCTGGCCTGCCAGATTGCCTGCCAGATCCCGCGCGATCCTTCGGAAGAAGGGGCTTTCAATCCGGACGACTGGATGGACGCCAAGGAACAGCGCAAGGTCGACGACTTCATCATCTATGCGATGGCCGCCGCCGACCAGGCGCTGGCCGACGCCAACTGGAAGCCGGCGAGCTACGAGGAGCAGATCCGCTCCGGCGTGCTCATCGGCTCCGGCATCGGCGGCCTGCAGGGCATCGAGGAAGGCGCCCTCATCCTGAAGGAGAAGGGCCCGCGCCGCGTCAGCCCGTTCTTCATCCCCGGTCGCCTGATCAACCTTGCCGGCGGCTATGTCTCGATCCGCCACGGCCTCAAGGGTCCGAACCACGCGGTGGTCACCGCCTGTTCGACCGGTGCCCATGCCATCGGCGACGCGTCGCGGCTGATCGCGCTCGGCGATGCCGACGTGATGGTCGCCGGCGGCACCGAATCGCCGGTCTGCCGGCTGGCGCTGGCCGGCTTCGCCGCCTGCCGCGCGCTGTCGACTGCCTACAACGACACGCCGGAAAAGGCCTCGCGTCCCTATGACAAGGGCCGCGACGGCTTTGTCATGGGCGAAGGCGCCGGCATTGTCGTGCTCGAGGAATACGAGCATGCCGTGCGCCGCGGCGCCCGCATCTATGCCGAGATCATCGGCTACGGCCTGTCGGGCGACGCCTATCACATCACGGCGCCGTCCGCCGATGGGGACGGGGCCTATCGCTGCATGGACGCCGCGCTGCGCCGCGCCGGCGTCACCGCCTCCGAGGTCGACTACGTCAACGCCCACGGCACCTCGACGCCGCTCGGCGACGAGATCGAGCTCGGCGCCGTCACCCGGCTCGCCGGCAACGCCGCCAACCGGCTGACCATGTCGTCGACCAAGTCGTCGACCGGCCACCTGCTTGGTGCCGCCGGCGCGGTCGAGGCGATCTTCTCCGTGCTGGCGATCCGCGACGGCGTCGCGCCGCCGACGATCAACCTCGACGATCCGTCGGTCGAGACCGAGATCGACCTGGTCGCCAAGGCGGCCAAGCCGATGACCATCGACATCGCCCTGTCGAATTCGTTCGGATTCGGCGGCACGAATGCCTCGCTGGTGTTCCGCAAGGTCGCGGCCTGA
- a CDS encoding acyl carrier protein, translating into MSDIADRVKKIVVEHLGVDADKVVEGASFIDDLGADSLDTVELVMAFEEEFGVEIPDDAAETILTVGDAVKFLEKNAG; encoded by the coding sequence ATGAGCGATATCGCGGATCGGGTTAAGAAAATCGTCGTCGAACACCTGGGCGTCGACGCCGACAAGGTCGTCGAGGGCGCGTCCTTCATCGACGATCTGGGCGCGGACAGCCTGGACACCGTCGAACTGGTCATGGCGTTCGAGGAAGAGTTCGGCGTCGAGATCCCGGACGATGCGGCCGAGACGATCCTGACCGTCGGCGACGCCGTCAAGTTCCTGGAAAAGAACGCCGGCTGA
- the fabG gene encoding 3-oxoacyl-[acyl-carrier-protein] reductase, protein MFSLNDRTALVTGATGGIGEAIARALHAQGATVALSGTRAGKLEELAVDLGDRVHVVPANLSDRAAVDALVPAAEAAMGRIDILVNNAGITRDNLFMRMKDEEWDQVLEVNLTSGFHICRAAIKGMMKRRHGRIIGITSVVGVTGNPGQANYAAAKAGMIGMYKSLAREIASRNITVNTVAPGFIETAMTDVLNDKQKESILQTVPAGRLGSAMEIAAAAVYLASDEAAYITGQTLHVNGGMAMI, encoded by the coding sequence ATGTTCAGCCTGAACGACAGGACGGCGCTGGTGACCGGCGCCACCGGCGGGATCGGCGAGGCGATCGCGCGCGCGCTGCACGCGCAGGGCGCGACCGTCGCGCTGTCCGGCACGCGTGCCGGCAAGCTGGAGGAACTGGCCGTCGACCTCGGCGACCGCGTCCACGTGGTGCCGGCAAACCTGTCCGACCGCGCCGCGGTCGACGCGCTGGTGCCGGCTGCCGAGGCGGCCATGGGCCGTATCGACATCCTGGTCAACAACGCCGGCATCACCCGCGACAACCTGTTCATGCGCATGAAGGACGAGGAGTGGGACCAGGTTCTGGAAGTGAACCTGACCTCCGGCTTCCATATCTGCCGCGCGGCCATCAAGGGCATGATGAAGCGCCGCCACGGCCGCATCATCGGCATCACTTCGGTCGTCGGCGTGACCGGCAATCCGGGTCAGGCGAACTACGCCGCCGCCAAGGCCGGCATGATCGGCATGTACAAGTCGCTGGCCCGCGAGATCGCCAGCCGCAACATCACAGTCAACACGGTGGCGCCCGGCTTCATCGAGACCGCCATGACCGACGTGCTGAACGACAAGCAGAAGGAATCGATCCTGCAGACCGTTCCTGCCGGGCGGCTCGGATCGGCCATGGAAATCGCTGCGGCGGCAGTCTATCTTGCCAGCGACGAGGCGGCCTACATCACCGGCCAGACGCTGCATGTGAATGGCGGCATGGCCATGATTTAA
- the fabD gene encoding ACP S-malonyltransferase, producing the protein MSVAFLFPGQGSQVVGMGKVFAETCPEARAVFAEVDEALGESLSEIMWNGPEDSLTLTANAQPALMAVSLASMRVLEARGVELKASASFVAGHSLGEYSALAAAGSLKIADAARLLRIRGEAMQAAVPVGQGAMAALLGLDFEAARDVAAEAAQGEVCEAANDNAPGQVVVSGHRAAVERAVEIAKGRGARRAVLLPVSAPFHCSLMAPAADAMAEALAKVEIVPPAVPLVCNVLAAPITDPDEIRKRLVEQVTGTVRWRESVGWLAGQGVDTFVEIGAGKVLTGMVKRIAADGTGLAVNAPADVDALLERLNG; encoded by the coding sequence ATGAGCGTCGCATTCCTTTTCCCCGGTCAGGGCAGCCAGGTGGTCGGCATGGGCAAGGTGTTCGCCGAAACCTGCCCAGAAGCGCGGGCGGTGTTCGCAGAGGTGGACGAGGCGCTCGGCGAATCCCTCAGCGAGATCATGTGGAACGGTCCGGAGGACAGCCTGACGCTGACGGCCAACGCCCAGCCGGCGCTGATGGCGGTGAGCCTGGCCTCCATGCGCGTGCTTGAGGCGCGCGGCGTCGAACTGAAGGCGTCAGCATCCTTCGTCGCTGGCCATTCGCTCGGCGAATATTCTGCGCTCGCGGCCGCCGGCAGTCTGAAGATCGCCGATGCGGCGCGCCTGCTGCGCATCCGCGGCGAGGCCATGCAGGCCGCCGTGCCGGTCGGGCAGGGCGCCATGGCGGCACTGCTCGGTCTGGACTTCGAAGCGGCCCGCGACGTCGCCGCCGAAGCGGCGCAGGGCGAGGTCTGCGAAGCGGCCAACGACAACGCGCCGGGCCAGGTCGTCGTCTCCGGCCATCGCGCCGCAGTCGAGCGGGCGGTAGAAATCGCCAAGGGCAGGGGCGCCCGCCGCGCTGTGCTGCTGCCGGTGAGCGCACCGTTCCATTGTTCCCTGATGGCGCCGGCGGCCGACGCCATGGCCGAGGCGCTGGCGAAGGTCGAGATCGTTCCGCCGGCGGTGCCGCTGGTCTGCAACGTGCTGGCCGCGCCGATCACCGATCCGGACGAGATCCGCAAGCGTCTGGTCGAACAGGTCACCGGAACCGTGCGCTGGCGTGAATCCGTCGGCTGGCTCGCCGGCCAGGGCGTAGACACCTTCGTCGAGATCGGCGCCGGCAAGGTGCTGACCGGCATGGTCAAGCGCATCGCCGCAGATGGCACCGGCCTTGCCGTCAACGCACCGGCGGACGTCGATGCGCTGCTCGAGCGCCTGAACGGCTGA
- the rpsF gene encoding 30S ribosomal protein S6, with translation MPLYEHVFLARQDVSTQQVEQLVDQFKGLIESGGGTVGKIENWGLRSLAYRIKKNRKAHYTLMNIDAPHAAIAEMERQMGLNEDILRFMTIKVEAHDDEPSAMMQKRDRDDRRRRDDRFGGGERSERGDRGDRGDRGGRGERGERAPRRAEAE, from the coding sequence ATGCCGCTTTATGAGCACGTGTTCCTGGCGCGCCAGGACGTTTCGACCCAGCAGGTCGAACAACTCGTCGACCAGTTCAAGGGCCTGATCGAGTCCGGCGGTGGCACCGTCGGCAAGATCGAGAACTGGGGACTTCGCTCCCTGGCCTATCGCATCAAGAAGAACCGCAAGGCTCACTACACGCTGATGAACATCGATGCGCCGCACGCTGCGATCGCCGAGATGGAGCGCCAGATGGGCCTCAACGAAGACATCCTGCGCTTCATGACCATCAAGGTCGAGGCACACGACGACGAACCCTCCGCGATGATGCAGAAGCGCGATCGCGACGATCGCCGGCGTCGCGACGACCGCTTCGGCGGCGGCGAACGCAGCGAGCGTGGGGATCGGGGCGACCGGGGCGATCGCGGTGGCCGGGGTGAGCGGGGCGAACGCGCTCCGCGTCGTGCAGAAGCGGAGTAA
- the rpsR gene encoding 30S ribosomal protein S18, translated as MVDIAQIPSRRPFFRRRKTCPFSGAGAPAIDYKDIRLLQRYISERGKIVPSRITAVSAKKQRELARAIKRARLLGLLPFVIK; from the coding sequence ATGGTTGATATCGCCCAGATCCCGAGCCGCCGTCCGTTCTTCCGCCGGCGCAAGACCTGCCCGTTCTCCGGCGCCGGCGCCCCGGCGATCGACTACAAGGACATCCGCCTGCTGCAGCGCTACATCTCGGAGCGCGGCAAGATCGTGCCGAGCCGCATCACCGCGGTCTCCGCGAAGAAGCAGCGCGAGCTCGCCCGCGCCATCAAGCGTGCCCGCCTGCTCGGCCTGCTGCCCTTCGTGATCAAGTAA
- the rplI gene encoding 50S ribosomal protein L9, with protein MEVILLERIAKLGQMGDKVRVRDGYARNFLLPQGKALRANKANLARFEAERAQLEARNLERRQEAQGVAAKLDGQSFVVIRSAGETGQLYGSVSTRDIAEVATAGGFTVARNQVRLNTPIKTIGLHSVLIALHPEVEVAVAVNVARSADEAERQAAGEDLTTRDQDVFEFEEEEEEGEEEEVEGEQEAE; from the coding sequence ATGGAAGTCATTCTTCTCGAGCGCATCGCCAAGCTTGGCCAGATGGGCGACAAGGTGCGCGTGCGCGACGGCTACGCGCGCAATTTCCTGCTGCCGCAGGGCAAGGCGCTGCGCGCCAACAAGGCGAACCTCGCCCGTTTCGAGGCCGAGCGCGCCCAGCTTGAGGCCCGCAATCTCGAGCGCCGCCAGGAAGCCCAGGGCGTTGCCGCCAAGCTGGACGGCCAGTCCTTCGTCGTCATCCGCTCCGCAGGCGAGACCGGCCAGCTCTACGGCTCCGTGTCGACCCGCGACATCGCGGAAGTGGCGACCGCCGGCGGCTTCACCGTTGCCCGCAATCAGGTCCGCCTCAACACGCCGATCAAGACCATCGGCCTGCACAGCGTCCTGATCGCCCTGCATCCGGAAGTCGAGGTCGCGGTGGCCGTCAACGTCGCCCGCTCGGCCGACGAGGCCGAACGCCAGGCCGCCGGCGAGGATCTGACGACTCGCGACCAGGACGTCTTCGAATTCGAGGAAGAAGAAGAAGAAGGCGAGGAAGAGGAAGTCGAGGGCGAGCAGGAAGCCGAGTAA